A portion of the Pseudoalteromonas luteoviolacea genome contains these proteins:
- the radC gene encoding RadC family protein, whose translation MQLTQLPKHARPREKLLSDGASALSDAELLAIFLRTGVSGMNAIELADSLLQQCESLQRLFNTSQTEFIALKGVGEAKYVQFQAVLELCKRYLKEGCERAFKFDSPNMVFDYLSIQLKGLEHEAFMVLYLDSQHQLIKDEILFRGTINAASVYPREVVKAALKHNAAAIICAHNHPSGVSEPSRADKILTEKLQKALSLMDIKVLDHVIVAGNRCVSFADMGLL comes from the coding sequence ATGCAACTGACGCAATTACCAAAACATGCAAGGCCCAGAGAAAAGCTTTTGAGCGATGGAGCCAGTGCTTTGAGCGATGCAGAGTTATTGGCAATCTTCTTACGTACAGGGGTAAGTGGTATGAATGCCATTGAATTGGCTGATTCATTGTTACAACAGTGTGAGTCTTTACAGCGACTATTTAACACTTCACAAACAGAGTTTATTGCACTGAAAGGAGTAGGAGAAGCCAAATATGTGCAGTTTCAAGCCGTTTTGGAGTTGTGTAAACGGTATTTAAAAGAAGGGTGTGAGCGCGCGTTTAAATTTGACAGTCCTAATATGGTCTTTGATTACTTGAGTATTCAATTGAAAGGGCTAGAGCACGAAGCCTTTATGGTTTTATATTTGGATAGTCAGCATCAACTCATTAAAGATGAAATATTATTTCGCGGTACAATCAATGCCGCTTCTGTATATCCAAGAGAGGTCGTCAAGGCCGCGCTCAAGCATAATGCAGCGGCAATAATTTGTGCACACAACCATCCTTCAGGTGTGAGTGAGCCAAGTCGAGCCGATAAAATTTTAACGGAAAAATTGCAAAAAGCGTTGTCATTGATGGATATCAAAGTGTTAGATCACGTTATCGTAGCGGGTAATCGCTGTGTTTCATTTGCGGATATGGGCCTATTGTGA
- the coaBC gene encoding bifunctional phosphopantothenoylcysteine decarboxylase/phosphopantothenate--cysteine ligase CoaBC, with amino-acid sequence MNLSGKKIVLGISGGIAAYKCAELVRRLKEQQCEVKVVMTDSAKQFITPLTMQAVSGEPVSDSLLDPQAEAAMGHIEFAKWADLILVAPATSNTIAKMAVGIADDLLTTLVIATPAKVAIAPAMNQQMYAHPATQKNLATLSTYGVSIWGPGSGEQACGDVGKGRMLEPMELLEHCISALNPVPKILEGKTVTITAGPTREALDPVRYISNHSSGKMGYALAHAAHALGATVNLISGPVNITAPQGVNITSVSSAIEMHETALDLATQSDVFIGCAAVADYRAADIAEQKIKKQGDEMTLTLVKNPDIIASVAALKQKRPYTVGFAAETQNIKQYALGKLKNKHLNMICANDVSQEGIGFNSDNNALTLFWENEQCSLPASSKKELALTVIKAIASKLN; translated from the coding sequence ATGAACTTATCGGGCAAGAAAATAGTTTTAGGGATCAGCGGTGGTATTGCCGCATACAAATGTGCAGAACTTGTAAGGCGCTTAAAAGAGCAACAATGTGAAGTGAAAGTTGTTATGACTGACTCTGCCAAACAGTTTATCACCCCACTTACCATGCAAGCTGTTTCCGGTGAGCCAGTCTCCGACTCTTTACTTGATCCACAAGCTGAAGCTGCGATGGGTCATATAGAGTTTGCTAAGTGGGCTGACTTAATCTTAGTCGCACCTGCAACTTCCAATACCATAGCAAAAATGGCTGTCGGTATTGCTGATGACCTGTTAACCACTTTAGTCATTGCCACACCTGCAAAAGTTGCCATTGCACCCGCAATGAACCAGCAAATGTATGCACACCCAGCAACACAAAAAAACTTAGCAACATTATCAACTTATGGCGTCTCTATTTGGGGCCCTGGCAGCGGGGAACAAGCCTGCGGCGATGTTGGTAAAGGGCGAATGTTAGAGCCAATGGAACTTCTCGAGCACTGTATTTCAGCACTTAATCCAGTCCCAAAAATACTCGAAGGCAAAACTGTCACTATCACTGCGGGACCCACTCGTGAGGCACTGGATCCGGTACGCTACATCTCCAATCACAGTTCAGGAAAGATGGGCTATGCACTTGCTCATGCAGCACATGCGTTAGGCGCAACGGTGAATCTAATTTCGGGACCTGTCAATATTACTGCACCACAAGGCGTTAATATCACCTCTGTCAGCAGTGCCATAGAAATGCATGAAACAGCGCTAGATTTAGCAACACAGTCAGATGTTTTTATTGGCTGCGCAGCCGTTGCAGATTATCGTGCAGCAGATATCGCAGAACAAAAGATCAAAAAGCAGGGTGACGAAATGACACTCACTTTGGTCAAAAACCCCGATATCATCGCTTCAGTCGCAGCTTTGAAACAAAAGCGTCCCTATACAGTGGGTTTCGCCGCTGAGACACAAAATATCAAACAATATGCACTTGGTAAGTTAAAAAACAAGCACCTCAATATGATTTGTGCCAATGACGTTTCACAGGAAGGTATTGGTTTTAACTCAGATAACAATGCCTTAACCTTATTTTGGGAAAATGAGCAGTGTAGTTTGCCAGCATCAAGCAAAAAGGAGTTAGCACTCACTGTCATCAAAGCAATTGCAAGTAAACTTAATTGA
- the rpmB gene encoding 50S ribosomal protein L28, giving the protein MSKVCQVTGKRPVVGNNRSHARNATKRRFLPNLQTHRFWVESEKRFVTLRTTTKGMRIIDKKGIDAVLVDIRARGEKV; this is encoded by the coding sequence ATGTCTAAAGTCTGTCAAGTTACAGGTAAGCGCCCGGTTGTTGGTAACAACCGTTCACACGCGCGCAACGCAACTAAGCGTCGTTTCCTACCTAACCTACAAACACACCGTTTCTGGGTTGAAAGTGAAAAGCGTTTCGTTACTCTACGCACTACTACTAAAGGTATGCGTATTATCGATAAAAAAGGCATCGACGCGGTATTAGTAGATATCCGTGCTCGCGGCGAAAAAGTATAA
- the rpmG gene encoding 50S ribosomal protein L33: MRDKIRLVSTAGTGYFYTTDKNKRNMPEKMEIKKYDPKVRKHVIFKEAKIK; encoded by the coding sequence ATGCGTGATAAGATCCGTTTAGTTTCAACTGCTGGTACTGGTTATTTCTACACTACCGACAAGAACAAGCGTAACATGCCTGAAAAAATGGAGATCAAAAAGTACGATCCTAAAGTACGTAAGCACGTGATCTTCAAAGAAGCAAAAATCAAGTAA
- the mutM gene encoding bifunctional DNA-formamidopyrimidine glycosylase/DNA-(apurinic or apyrimidinic site) lyase, giving the protein MPELPEVEVSRLGIEPHIKGHIVNEVRIHNGSLRWPVPEDVALLAGSAILAVRRRAKYLLLDSEVGTGILHLGMSGNLRVVEQNEPLKKHDHVELLFDNGLALRLNDPRRFGAFLWQEPEQQHSVFAKLGPEPLTEAFDAEHLYQASRGKKVAVKQFIMDNHVVVGVGNIYANESLFKAGIHPKREAGKISLARYQKLTPIIKETLAAAIEQGGTTLKDFAQSDGKPGYFAQELLVYGRKGEPCVQCDTTLQEIRLGQRSTVYCTKCQR; this is encoded by the coding sequence ATGCCAGAATTACCAGAAGTTGAAGTCAGTCGTTTAGGTATTGAGCCTCACATCAAAGGGCACATTGTCAATGAAGTTCGTATCCATAACGGTAGTTTACGTTGGCCTGTCCCTGAAGATGTTGCGCTTTTAGCTGGAAGCGCTATTTTAGCCGTGAGGCGCAGAGCTAAATATTTACTACTGGACAGTGAGGTCGGCACTGGGATCCTTCACTTGGGGATGTCTGGCAATTTACGGGTCGTCGAGCAAAATGAGCCTTTGAAAAAGCATGATCATGTTGAACTGTTGTTTGATAATGGTCTGGCTTTGCGGCTCAATGATCCACGCCGTTTTGGCGCGTTTTTATGGCAAGAACCTGAACAGCAGCACAGTGTTTTTGCTAAGTTGGGCCCAGAACCTTTGACAGAAGCTTTTGACGCCGAGCATTTATATCAAGCCAGCCGTGGCAAAAAAGTCGCGGTGAAGCAATTTATTATGGACAACCATGTGGTCGTTGGAGTGGGTAACATTTATGCCAACGAGTCCCTGTTCAAGGCGGGGATCCACCCAAAGCGTGAAGCCGGTAAAATTTCCTTAGCACGTTATCAAAAGCTGACACCGATCATTAAAGAAACGCTCGCAGCAGCCATTGAACAAGGTGGCACGACCCTCAAGGATTTTGCCCAAAGTGATGGTAAACCGGGTTATTTTGCTCAAGAGCTACTCGTATATGGCCGTAAAGGCGAGCCCTGCGTGCAATGCGATACCACTTTACAAGAGATCCGATTAGGGCAGCGCAGCACTGTATATTGTACTAAGTGCCAACGCTGA
- a CDS encoding manganese-dependent inorganic pyrophosphatase, whose translation MAMYVVGHKIPDSDSICGAIALSYLKNQIGEEAIPTRLGDVSPETQFILDRFGFEAPELKLSYAGEEVYIVDHTEKTQAPDDIDDATVVGVVDHHKLGDLTTSTPLECWIRPVGCSNTIIKMMYDFYGVEIPKDIAGLMLGAILSDTVIFKSPTCTTADIKCVEVLAEIAGIEDFKAFGMEMFKVKSAVEGTPARDLVMRDFKDFNMNGNLVGIGQLEVIDLSVFDEIKADLEADIAKLKEEGDRHSVLLLLTDIMKEGSQMLIASNDEGIIEKAYGQAPEQSRVWLDGVLSRKKQVVPPLQDAFA comes from the coding sequence ATGGCAATGTATGTAGTGGGTCATAAAATCCCTGATTCTGATTCAATTTGTGGTGCAATTGCACTGTCTTATCTTAAAAACCAAATTGGTGAAGAAGCTATTCCTACACGTTTAGGTGATGTATCACCTGAAACACAGTTTATTCTAGATCGCTTCGGCTTTGAAGCACCAGAGCTAAAACTAAGCTATGCTGGCGAAGAAGTTTATATTGTTGATCACACAGAAAAAACGCAAGCACCTGATGACATTGACGACGCAACCGTTGTAGGTGTTGTTGATCACCATAAACTTGGAGATTTAACAACTTCAACGCCACTTGAGTGTTGGATCCGTCCCGTTGGCTGTAGTAACACCATCATCAAGATGATGTATGACTTTTACGGTGTTGAAATTCCAAAAGACATCGCAGGTCTTATGCTAGGCGCAATTTTATCTGATACGGTAATTTTCAAATCACCGACGTGCACAACAGCAGATATCAAATGTGTTGAAGTGTTGGCAGAAATTGCGGGGATCGAAGATTTCAAAGCATTTGGCATGGAAATGTTCAAAGTAAAATCAGCGGTTGAAGGCACGCCTGCTCGCGATCTAGTAATGCGTGATTTTAAAGACTTTAACATGAACGGTAACCTAGTTGGTATCGGTCAGCTAGAAGTTATTGACCTATCTGTATTTGACGAAATCAAAGCGGACCTAGAAGCAGATATCGCAAAACTAAAAGAAGAAGGTGATCGTCACTCAGTATTACTGCTTCTTACTGATATCATGAAAGAAGGCTCGCAGATGCTGATTGCATCAAACGATGAAGGCATTATCGAAAAAGCCTATGGTCAAGCACCTGAGCAAAGTCGCGTATGGCTTGATGGCGTTTTAAGCCGTAAAAAGCAGGTTGTACCGCCTCTTCAAGATGCGTTTGCTTAA
- a CDS encoding M20 family metallopeptidase, with the protein MNLNYAELANLISCNSHSKNKVGVDQHGKQMIALIEPLGFSLTRYQREHIGDHLLFRSPRSSGKRILLLGHLDTVFPKDTFTEFSEDDHYVYGPGVCDMKGGNWVALNALRRLKQQYGQLENIDWLLVSDEEIGSDDSQALTTKIAKQYDACFVFEAAGKEHELVVARKGIATYHITVTGKPAHAGNHYRDGIDANFAMANMLLEMTSLTDLKAGSTVNVGKVQGGIGANTISGKASMQVEARFTNQTEQQRLLEGIENICMAIEITGVEVEIQGGLQRGVMAPTAAQQALLEEINNILGEAQPIEHRGGVSDANTASATGTPTLDGFGPYGDGDHTRNERALKSSFELRIEQMTAILSELCYQASTAVPAEHQA; encoded by the coding sequence ATGAATCTAAACTATGCAGAATTAGCTAACTTAATAAGCTGTAACTCGCACAGTAAAAATAAAGTTGGAGTGGATCAACACGGTAAGCAAATGATCGCACTCATTGAACCGCTCGGCTTTTCACTGACACGCTACCAACGAGAACATATTGGTGACCATTTACTGTTTCGTTCTCCTCGCAGCTCAGGCAAACGCATATTGTTATTAGGACATCTAGACACCGTTTTCCCCAAGGATACCTTTACCGAGTTTTCCGAAGACGACCACTATGTGTATGGACCTGGTGTATGTGATATGAAAGGCGGTAACTGGGTTGCATTGAACGCGCTACGACGTCTGAAACAGCAATATGGTCAACTCGAAAATATAGACTGGCTGCTAGTGAGTGATGAAGAAATTGGCAGTGATGACAGCCAAGCTTTAACGACTAAGATAGCCAAACAATATGATGCGTGTTTTGTATTTGAAGCTGCGGGGAAAGAGCATGAACTCGTCGTCGCCAGAAAAGGAATTGCGACCTATCACATCACCGTGACAGGGAAACCGGCCCATGCAGGTAACCACTACAGAGATGGCATTGACGCCAACTTTGCCATGGCAAATATGCTCTTAGAAATGACCTCATTGACCGATCTCAAAGCGGGTAGCACAGTGAATGTAGGCAAGGTGCAAGGCGGCATTGGCGCTAACACCATTTCAGGTAAGGCAAGCATGCAGGTTGAAGCGCGATTCACCAACCAAACTGAACAGCAGCGGTTATTAGAAGGTATTGAAAACATTTGTATGGCCATCGAAATAACAGGAGTTGAGGTGGAAATACAGGGGGGACTACAACGCGGTGTGATGGCACCAACCGCTGCGCAACAAGCTCTTCTAGAAGAAATTAACAACATTTTAGGGGAAGCTCAGCCGATCGAACATCGCGGGGGTGTATCAGACGCCAACACAGCATCAGCCACAGGAACTCCGACATTAGATGGTTTTGGCCCCTATGGAGATGGCGATCACACTCGTAATGAACGCGCCCTCAAATCCAGCTTCGAGTTGCGCATTGAACAGATGACAGCCATATTATCTGAGCTATGCTACCAAGCAAGCACAGCGGTACCCGCTGAGCATCAAGCATAG